A region of Flavobacterium album DNA encodes the following proteins:
- a CDS encoding DUF3817 domain-containing protein, which translates to MIRLFKIIATLEGISALILFFVAMPLKYIWDTPEYIRPTGMAHGVLFTIYIIFATMLKFEMNWPWKKFIIICLASIPPFGTFIMEWKYLRTPSNS; encoded by the coding sequence ATGATACGCCTGTTTAAGATAATAGCTACCCTTGAGGGTATTTCTGCACTGATTTTATTTTTTGTTGCAATGCCGCTAAAATACATTTGGGATACACCGGAATACATTCGCCCTACCGGCATGGCGCACGGTGTGCTGTTCACGATCTATATTATTTTTGCCACAATGCTGAAGTTTGAAATGAACTGGCCGTGGAAAAAATTTATCATAATCTGTCTCGCGTCAATACCTCCATTTGGTACTTTTATAATGGAATGGAAATACCTCAGAACTCCATCAAATTCATAA
- a CDS encoding YihY/virulence factor BrkB family protein, protein MKNVFSKNTFKNIKCILIDTFKGFTNDKGLKLSASLSYYTVFSMAPLLLLIISLAGAFFGREASEGKIFEEINGLIGSEAALQVQQIIKNLELSGKTTLSVIIGSITLIIGATTVFGEIQDSINIIWKVKAKPKRGWVKLLKDRLLSGSLIVGLGFLLIVTLMVNGVLLALSDMLRARFPDLTIIILNIVNLVISFGVITILFGVIFKVLPDAKIAWKHVRAGAFFTACLFLLGRYLIGLYIETTAAGSPYGAAGSIIIILLWVYYTAAILYFGAEFTRAYTSFKGARIEPADYAVYVEQKETERDVKFIPPMPSSLDDEKKKQ, encoded by the coding sequence ATGAAAAACGTTTTCAGCAAAAACACATTTAAAAATATTAAATGTATCTTAATTGACACATTTAAAGGCTTTACGAACGACAAGGGGCTGAAGCTGAGCGCCTCCCTCTCCTATTATACCGTATTTTCTATGGCGCCGCTGCTGCTGCTTATTATATCGCTTGCGGGGGCATTTTTTGGAAGAGAGGCCAGTGAGGGTAAAATATTCGAGGAGATAAACGGCCTCATTGGCAGTGAAGCAGCCCTGCAGGTTCAACAGATCATCAAAAATCTTGAGCTTTCGGGTAAAACTACATTATCGGTAATCATCGGTTCTATTACACTTATAATTGGTGCAACAACGGTTTTTGGCGAAATACAGGATTCGATCAATATCATTTGGAAAGTAAAGGCCAAACCGAAAAGAGGGTGGGTAAAGCTACTGAAAGACAGGCTGCTTTCAGGTTCCTTAATTGTTGGGCTTGGATTTTTGCTTATTGTTACCTTGATGGTAAATGGTGTACTACTGGCGCTTAGCGACATGCTCAGAGCACGCTTCCCTGACCTTACTATAATCATTTTGAATATTGTCAATCTGGTGATTAGTTTTGGTGTAATTACAATACTTTTCGGGGTAATATTCAAAGTGCTGCCGGATGCTAAGATCGCATGGAAGCACGTGAGGGCCGGAGCCTTCTTTACAGCCTGCCTCTTCCTGTTGGGCCGTTACCTGATAGGGTTATACATTGAAACCACAGCTGCAGGATCTCCCTATGGTGCCGCAGGGTCTATAATAATCATTCTTCTTTGGGTGTACTATACGGCAGCAATACTCTATTTTGGGGCGGAATTTACAAGGGCCTATACGAGTTTCAAAGGCGCACGCATTGAGCCTGCCGACTATGCCGTATATGTGGAGCAAAAAGAGACAGAGCGCGACGTGAAGTTCATACCGCCTATGCCCTCCTCGCTTGACGACGAAAAAAAAAAGCAGTAA
- a CDS encoding acyl-CoA thioesterase, with protein MRFHTRKWVKPEDLNPNGTLFGGRLLAWIDEEAALYSIIQLENQRIVTKHMSEINFMSSAKQGDIIEIGIDVVRFGKTSLVLRSEVRNKMTQEKIITVDNITMVNLDSFGRPSAHGKTRIEYVKDRILKP; from the coding sequence ATGAGATTCCACACACGCAAATGGGTAAAACCCGAAGACCTTAACCCCAATGGTACCTTATTTGGCGGCAGGCTGCTCGCATGGATAGATGAGGAAGCTGCATTATACTCCATCATACAGCTTGAAAACCAACGGATCGTGACCAAGCACATGTCAGAAATCAACTTTATGAGCTCGGCAAAACAGGGCGATATTATCGAGATAGGCATTGATGTGGTGCGTTTCGGAAAAACATCATTAGTACTACGCTCTGAAGTGCGCAACAAAATGACACAGGAAAAGATTATTACGGTAGATAATATCACTATGGTCAACCTCGACAGTTTTGGCCGCCCTTCCGCCCACGGCAAGACCAGGATAGAATATGTGAAGGACAGGATATTAAAGCCGTAG
- a CDS encoding mechanosensitive ion channel family protein, with translation MDYFNWAYKALRALEFGRTTSLYGNLAVNLVVITVIALILDFVFKKILVFALAVVARRTETTFDDFLVENKTAKYVAHLIPLYFIYKVLPIVLKDFIYWENMISKGTSISIIMLSLWIIRSIFNALKDYLKQQPDYNDKPIDSYIQVVMLVLWVFGITGIILILFNTTITFLLGTFGTISAIIIVVFKDTILGFVASIQVTVNDIVRIGDWITIEKFGADGYVIEINLATVKVQNFDHTTTTVPTYSLISDSFKNWRGMMDSDGRRIKRHILIKANSVRFIHRDEIEDLSKIQLISEYLLHRQADIDKWNRENNIDKSLSINGRNLTNLGIFRKYINSYIETHPGANKDLTIMCRHLQPTEKGIPIEIYLFTSDKRWLNYEYIMADIFDHVIASVAYFGLEIFELPTGKGYMEE, from the coding sequence ATGGATTATTTCAACTGGGCATATAAGGCACTTAGGGCGCTCGAATTCGGGCGCACTACATCATTGTATGGCAACCTGGCAGTAAATCTTGTTGTTATAACCGTTATTGCCCTTATTCTGGATTTTGTTTTTAAAAAGATACTCGTATTTGCCCTGGCAGTGGTCGCCCGCCGCACGGAAACTACTTTCGATGATTTCCTCGTTGAGAACAAGACGGCAAAATATGTTGCCCACCTTATTCCGCTCTATTTTATTTATAAAGTACTCCCCATCGTCCTGAAGGATTTTATTTATTGGGAGAACATGATCTCAAAAGGTACCTCGATATCTATTATCATGCTCAGCCTCTGGATCATCAGGAGTATTTTCAACGCGTTGAAAGATTACCTTAAGCAGCAGCCTGATTACAATGATAAGCCCATCGACAGTTATATACAGGTTGTAATGCTGGTGCTGTGGGTATTCGGGATAACCGGGATTATACTGATACTATTTAATACTACGATTACTTTTCTACTAGGAACTTTCGGTACGATATCTGCCATAATTATTGTGGTATTCAAAGATACCATCCTTGGGTTTGTGGCAAGTATACAGGTTACGGTAAACGACATCGTACGCATAGGCGACTGGATAACCATTGAAAAGTTCGGCGCCGATGGCTATGTTATTGAGATCAACCTCGCTACGGTAAAGGTGCAGAACTTTGACCACACCACTACTACCGTACCCACCTACAGCCTGATCTCCGACTCGTTCAAGAACTGGCGCGGAATGATGGATTCGGATGGCAGGCGCATCAAAAGGCATATACTGATTAAGGCCAATAGCGTGCGTTTCATCCACCGCGATGAAATTGAAGACCTTAGCAAAATACAGCTGATTTCTGAATACCTGCTGCACCGACAGGCTGATATCGACAAGTGGAATCGCGAAAACAATATTGATAAGTCACTATCCATAAACGGCCGAAACCTCACTAATCTCGGGATATTCCGTAAATACATCAACAGCTATATTGAGACGCATCCCGGCGCTAATAAGGACCTGACTATCATGTGCCGCCACCTGCAGCCCACCGAAAAAGGCATCCCTATTGAGATCTATCTTTTTACTTCTGATAAGCGCTGGCTGAATTACGAATATATCATGGCCGATATTTTTGACCACGTGATTGCTTCTGTAGCGTATTTCGGTTTGGAGATTTTTGAACTGCCTACGGGTAAAGGGTATATGGAGGAATAA
- a CDS encoding NUDIX domain-containing protein codes for MRTSKILVTTDAVIFRKAGTGHEILFIKRKNEPFKGQWAIPGGFVDEGEDLPDAARRELSEETGLVVRELEQLGAFGKPGRDPRQHTVSVVYVGFAEENAVAVAADDAAEAKWFSVKVLPELAFDHADIVTLALQKYTL; via the coding sequence ATGAGAACTTCAAAAATACTTGTCACCACCGACGCCGTAATCTTCCGTAAGGCAGGCACAGGCCACGAGATACTTTTCATAAAACGCAAGAACGAACCCTTTAAAGGCCAATGGGCTATCCCCGGCGGATTTGTAGATGAGGGCGAAGACCTTCCCGATGCTGCCCGCCGCGAGCTCAGCGAAGAGACAGGGCTTGTAGTAAGGGAGCTGGAGCAGCTTGGCGCGTTCGGAAAGCCGGGTCGTGACCCAAGGCAGCATACTGTATCTGTTGTTTATGTAGGTTTTGCTGAAGAAAATGCCGTTGCCGTAGCCGCTGATGATGCTGCCGAAGCGAAATGGTTTTCGGTTAAAGTCCTGCCGGAATTAGCATTTGACCATGCAGATATCGTAACTTTAGCCTTACAAAAGTACACGCTATGA